A window of Clostridioides sp. ES-S-0010-02 genomic DNA:
AGAATACCCTTATAAATTACGATAATTTTTCTTGTATAAGATTAGCTAAATTTGTTGCTAATTCTTTTATTTGACCTTCCTCTTTACCCTCTAACATAACTCTAACTAATGGTTCAGTTCCTGATGGTCTTATTAAGACTCTACCATTTCCATCTAAAATAGATTCTATTCTTTCTATTTCAGCTTTTATTTCTGGATATTCCATATATTTGGTTTTATTTTCATTTTTTATTGTTGCATTCACTAGTACTTGTGGATATTGACTCATTATTGATGCAAGTTCTGATAAAGGTTTCTTTTCTTGCAATATTATATTTGCAAGTATTAAAGAACTAAGAACTCCATCTCCTGTAGTATTGTAATCTAAGAATATCATGTGTCCAGATTGTTCTCCACCAAGATTATATCCATTTTTAGCCATGTCTTCTAAAACATATCTATCTCCAACTGCTGTAGTAGATAATTTTATTCCATTTTCTTTTGCAGCTATTGTTAATCCTATATTACTCATAACTGTAACTACTAAAGTATCTTGTGCTAATTTATTATTTTTCTTTAAATTTAAAGCACTCAATATCATTATATGGTCTCCATCAACAATTTGACCCTCTTCATTTACTGCAATTAATCTATCAGCATCTCCATCATACGCAAGACCTAAGTCAGCATTATGTTCCAAAACAGCCTTTTGAAGTTGTTCTGGATGTGTAGAGCCACATTTATAATTTATATTGTTTCCATCTGGTGAACTATTTATTGAAATTACACTTGCTCCTAATTCATCAAATACTATTGGTGCTACTTTATACGATGCACCATTAGCACAGTCCAAAACCACTTTTAATCCTCTAAAATCAGTGTTAATTATTGATTTTAAATAATCTACATAATCTCTTTGTGCAT
This region includes:
- a CDS encoding phosphoglucosamine mutase; amino-acid sequence: MRKYFGTDGVRGIANTELTCDLAYRLGRAGGFVLAQGDHRVKVVVGKDTRISGDMLEASLIAGLMSVGCDVITVGIIPTPAVAYLTRKYGADCGVVISASHNPVEYNGIKFFNKNGYKLDDEIELKIEEYIDDMAKVDCMPVGENVGRRLHEHYAQRDYVDYLKSIINTDFRGLKVVLDCANGASYKVAPIVFDELGASVISINSSPDGNNINYKCGSTHPEQLQKAVLEHNADLGLAYDGDADRLIAVNEEGQIVDGDHIMILSALNLKKNNKLAQDTLVVTVMSNIGLTIAAKENGIKLSTTAVGDRYVLEDMAKNGYNLGGEQSGHMIFLDYNTTGDGVLSSLILANIILQEKKPLSELASIMSQYPQVLVNATIKNENKTKYMEYPEIKAEIERIESILDGNGRVLIRPSGTEPLVRVMLEGKEEGQIKELATNLANLIQEKLS